In Persicimonas caeni, a single window of DNA contains:
- a CDS encoding DUF1499 domain-containing protein — translation MKQKLLIALAVLVGVTVTGLLVAASIWPVINEVETGKTPEYPEVQPQYYTTDPQRVFEEAKAGVEELDGWTLVGEDAATYTLEAERETDVFGFIDDVTIRVEPVTEFVTRVNVRSASRVGKGDFGQNARNIEEFFVELDGRLGAVKFDPEKLRQKQNEAEEASEDSADSDDDGS, via the coding sequence ATGAAGCAGAAACTGCTCATAGCCCTGGCCGTCCTGGTCGGCGTGACCGTGACCGGCCTCTTGGTGGCCGCCAGCATCTGGCCGGTGATCAACGAGGTCGAGACCGGCAAGACCCCGGAGTACCCCGAGGTCCAGCCCCAGTACTACACCACCGATCCACAGCGGGTCTTCGAGGAGGCGAAAGCCGGCGTCGAGGAGCTCGACGGGTGGACGCTCGTCGGCGAGGACGCGGCGACCTATACCCTCGAGGCCGAGCGCGAGACCGACGTCTTCGGGTTCATCGACGACGTGACCATCCGCGTCGAGCCGGTCACCGAGTTCGTCACCCGCGTGAACGTGCGCAGCGCCTCGCGAGTGGGCAAAGGCGACTTCGGGCAGAACGCGCGCAATATCGAGGAGTTCTTCGTCGAGCTCGACGGGCGCCTGGGCGCGGTCAAATTCGACCCCGAGAAGCTTCGCCAGAAGCAGAACGAGGCCGAAGAGGCCTCGGAAGACTCGGCCGATTCTGACGACGACGGCTCCTGA
- a CDS encoding GspE/PulE family protein — protein sequence MTRLSLLKFSHHPMSIDQRAKNVHYSVPYLVGILADQGLLTDEQASQVRSQESTVRTRIMRERVNREGTRKASRTQVSPAEVVADFNFVAPNGKPVDHDAIAQAIANDAGVAFEKPDPLEVDMKLVANTVSQPFARHHSCIPLRRENGKIVFALDNPFDQQLIMQLREVTSEPLEIVVSPKEDIAKLIVEVYGFSSSITAAEQEVTGGVDIGNLEQLVRLKNVGEIEATDRPIINAVEYLLHYAFDQRASDIHIEPKREHTMVRLRIDGVLHNIYQFPKAIHRAFTSRMKMLARMDISERRRPQDGRIKTEREGREVELRVSSMPVAFGEKLVIRIFDPQSIIKDLSSVGMTDEETAQWREFIHRPHGMVLVTGPTGSGKTTTLYSTLKELAGPDVNITTIEDPIEMVQEDLNQVLVQKRVDITFASALRTILRQDPDIIMVGEIRDPETAQMAAQAALTGHLVFSTLHTNDTASTVTRLLDLEVEPFLLSSTLVGVMAQRLVRRICTSCKAKTTLDAEQVELLDIKLPPRSQRTLPAYYGEGCTKCRGTGYFGRTGLFEMLPVDTSIAKLISRQADAPEIRKAARANGMMSLREGAIRKLAKGETTFEEVMTVCAES from the coding sequence ATGACGCGGCTCAGTCTCCTTAAATTCAGCCACCACCCGATGTCGATCGACCAGCGCGCAAAGAACGTCCACTACTCGGTGCCCTACCTCGTCGGCATCTTGGCCGACCAGGGCCTGTTGACCGACGAGCAGGCGAGTCAGGTGCGCTCGCAGGAGTCGACGGTGCGCACGCGGATCATGCGTGAGCGGGTCAACCGGGAGGGCACGCGCAAAGCCTCGCGCACGCAGGTCAGCCCTGCCGAGGTGGTCGCCGACTTCAACTTCGTGGCGCCCAACGGAAAGCCGGTCGACCACGACGCGATCGCCCAGGCCATCGCCAACGACGCCGGGGTGGCCTTCGAGAAGCCCGACCCGCTCGAGGTCGACATGAAGCTGGTGGCCAACACGGTCAGCCAGCCGTTTGCGCGCCATCACTCGTGCATCCCGCTGCGCCGCGAGAACGGCAAGATCGTGTTTGCGCTCGACAACCCGTTCGACCAGCAGCTGATCATGCAGCTTCGCGAGGTCACGAGCGAGCCGCTCGAGATCGTGGTCAGCCCCAAAGAAGACATCGCCAAGCTGATCGTGGAGGTCTACGGGTTCAGCTCGTCGATCACCGCCGCCGAGCAGGAGGTGACCGGCGGGGTCGATATCGGCAACCTCGAGCAGCTCGTGCGGCTCAAGAATGTCGGCGAGATCGAGGCGACCGACCGGCCGATCATCAACGCGGTGGAGTACCTGCTGCACTACGCGTTCGACCAGCGCGCCAGCGACATCCACATCGAGCCGAAGCGCGAGCACACGATGGTGCGCCTGCGCATCGACGGGGTGCTCCACAATATCTACCAGTTCCCCAAGGCGATTCATCGCGCGTTTACGAGCCGCATGAAGATGCTCGCGCGCATGGACATCTCCGAGCGGCGCCGCCCGCAGGACGGGCGCATCAAGACCGAGCGCGAGGGCCGCGAGGTCGAACTGCGCGTGTCGAGCATGCCGGTGGCGTTCGGCGAGAAGCTCGTCATCCGCATCTTCGACCCGCAGTCGATCATCAAGGACTTGAGCTCGGTGGGCATGACCGACGAGGAGACCGCGCAGTGGCGCGAGTTCATCCACCGGCCGCACGGGATGGTGCTGGTCACCGGCCCGACCGGCAGCGGTAAGACGACCACGCTCTACTCGACGCTCAAGGAGCTCGCCGGGCCCGACGTCAATATCACGACGATCGAGGACCCCATCGAGATGGTCCAAGAGGACCTCAACCAGGTGCTCGTCCAGAAGCGCGTCGACATTACGTTCGCCTCGGCGCTGCGCACGATCCTGCGCCAGGACCCCGACATCATCATGGTCGGCGAGATTCGCGACCCGGAGACGGCCCAAATGGCCGCCCAAGCCGCGCTGACCGGCCACCTGGTCTTCAGCACGCTACACACCAACGACACCGCCTCGACGGTCACGCGCCTGCTGGACCTGGAGGTCGAGCCGTTTTTGCTCTCGTCGACCCTGGTGGGCGTGATGGCCCAGCGGTTGGTGCGGCGCATCTGCACCTCGTGCAAGGCCAAGACGACGCTCGACGCCGAGCAAGTCGAGCTGCTCGACATCAAGCTGCCGCCGCGCTCGCAGCGAACCCTGCCGGCATACTACGGCGAGGGCTGCACAAAGTGCCGGGGCACCGGGTATTTTGGTCGCACCGGGCTGTTCGAGATGCTGCCGGTGGACACCTCCATCGCCAAACTGATCTCTCGACAGGCCGACGCTCCTGAGATACGTAAAGCAGCGCGTGCCAACGGGATGATGTCGCTCCGAGAGGGCGCCATCCGCAAGCTCGCCAAGGGCGAGACTACCTTTGAAGAAGTAATGACCGTCTGCGCGGAATCCTGA